A stretch of the Uranotaenia lowii strain MFRU-FL chromosome 3, ASM2978415v1, whole genome shotgun sequence genome encodes the following:
- the LOC129753844 gene encoding uncharacterized protein LOC129753844 has translation MYCTIYVDDFLIFTKDRQLKQKLKAYLCEQFKMKDLDPSVRLGKSMGPNGPEEEAEMKKVPFKEAVGCLSFAAQVTRPDISYAVNAVSQFCSNTGRQHWEAVKKIISFLKGTTTKKLEYSKRGSSELVGFSDADWGGDPDNRMSTTGYVFTMQGGAISWNVKKQPTVALSSCEAEYMTLSRTIQEAMWWTNLRSQIFEEEPVRQPRSNQHRWKQSVQPPNEAREHSLPLRARESEGRSDEGEVHPDDGSTGL, from the exons ATGTACTGCACAATCTACGTTGACGATTTCTTGATCTTCACCAAAGACCGGCAGTTGAAGCAGAAGCTGAAGGCGTACTTGTGTGAGCAGTTCAAGATGAAGGATCTCG ATCCGAGCGTGAGGTTGGGCAAGTCCATGGGTCCCAACGGTCCGGAAGAAGAAGCTGAAATGAAGAAGGTGCCATTTAAAGAAGCGGTGGGATGTCTGTCGTTCGCAGCCCAAGTAACTCGCCCGGACATTTCCTATGCGGTCAATGCAGTGAGTCAATTTTGTTCGAATACAGGACGACAGCACTGGGAAGCagtcaaaaaaatcatcagcttCTTGAAGGGTACTACAACGAAGAAGCTGGAGTACAGCAAGCGTGGATCATCTGAGCTGGTCGGTTTTAGCGATGCCGATTGGGGAGGAGATCCGGACAACCGGATGTCGACGACTGGCTACGTGTTTACGATGCAGGGAGGAGCCATTTCGTGGAACGTCAAGAAGCAGCCGACTGTCGCCCTGTCATCTTGTGAGGCGGAGTACATGACTCTGTCTCGAACCATCCAAGAGGCCATGTGGTGGACGAACTTGCGGTCGCAGATTTTCGAGGAGGAACCAGTGCGACAACCAAGGAGCAATCAGCATCGCTGGAAACAGAGCGTACAACCCCCGAACGAAGCACGTGAGCATTCGTTACCACTTCGTGCACGAGAGTCTGAAGGAAGGAGCGATGAAGGTGAAGTACATCCCGACGACGGATCAACCGGCTTATGA